The following are encoded in a window of Syngnathus scovelli strain Florida chromosome 4, RoL_Ssco_1.2, whole genome shotgun sequence genomic DNA:
- the sdhaf2 gene encoding succinate dehydrogenase assembly factor 2, mitochondrial isoform X2, whose product MTMTLVAGICQTAWRPVVTGMVPTRCYRGDTPDDTRTDLIEIPLPPWEEKAGEPIDIKRRRLLYESRKRGMLENCILLSIFAKRYLNTMSETQLQQYDRLINEPSNDWDIYYWATEAQPTPDIYQGEIMDMLKEFTKNRNQEQRLDAPSLEYLEKEGQ is encoded by the exons ATGACAATGACG CTGGTGGCAGGGATCTGCCAGACAGCATGGAGACCTGTGGTCACTGGCATGGTACCGACCCGTTGTTACCGTGGCGATACACCGGATGATACTAGGACTGACCTGATTGAGATCCCCTTGCCCCCTTGGGAGGAAAAGGCCGGCGAGCCCATTGACATCAAGAGACGTCGCCTTCTCTATGAGAGCCGTAAAAGGGGCATGTTGGAGAACTGCATATTGCTCAG CATTTTTGCCAAGCGATACCTGAATACGATGAGTGAGACCCAGCTGCAGCAGTATGACAGACTCATTAATGAACCAAGCAATGACTGGGACATCTACTATTGGGCAACAG AGGCTCAGCCCACACCAGACATTTACCAAGGAGAGATCATGGATATGCTGAAGGAGTTCACAAAGAATCGCAATCAGGAGCAGCGTTTGGATGCCCCCAGTTTGGAATACCTGGAAAAAGAAGGCCAATGA
- the LOC125967211 gene encoding cleavage and polyadenylation specificity factor subunit 7 → MAAAGPSESKTATAQLYGDPKPNDEDLDRLDEANDLFDDAVLSSSVNQEKKTTLNSDAASVTPSKVKDNVTTVKADEKESNQARKFSLYIGNFSWWTSDKDLLLMTQKLGVRDIDEIKFAENKANGQSRGYAKVVVTSENSLKTLLEKIPQCTLDGESIDCRFATYQNFSVFEDVANKRFPMRGNSKDTDSQVSSSVSWDTNPPSIPTPFPSHPIGNVFPPHSSPYPGQPPPPFPPVPINIPPPHLFPPPPFNAPSQPPPSLHINPAYFTPAQDRYRSQTYGQQKGDRDYEELLKRNKAVASSAITKAVTGATAGDQRVAMETLLTAIAIIKQSSVYRDERCQALVTSLKDCLVSIQGNCGYRSGSNSGDRDRDRDRERERERERHREGSPRWEGAGTSRRHRERSWSRERDRGRSRDRHRDYRERYR, encoded by the exons ATGGCTGCAGCCGGACCGAGTGAATCCAAAACGGCAACCGCACAGTTGTATGGTGACCCGAAGCCTAACGACGAG GATTTGGACAGACTAGATGAGGCAAATGACCTTTTTGATGATGCTGTACTTTCGAGCTCAGTTAatcaagaaaagaaaacaactttGAATTCAGATGCTGCCAGTGTAACACCATCTAAAGTGAAGGATAATGTCACCACAGTGAAAGCAGATGAAAAGGAATCAAACCAGGCACGGAAATTCTCATTGTATATTGGGAATTTCTCTTGG TGGACATCTGACAAGGATCTGCTGCTTATGACCCAGAAATTAGGGGTGAGGGATattgatgaaataaaatttgCTGAGAATAAAGCAAATGGCCAATCAAGAGG CTATGCAAAGGTGGTGgtgacttctgaaaattcattaaAAACATTGTTGGAGAAAATTCCCCAATGTACACTGGATGGGGAAAGCATAGACTGCCGTTTTGCCACTTATCAAAACTTCAGCGTGTTTGAGGATGTCGCTAATAAAC GTTTCCCAATGCGCGGTAATTCCAAGGACACCGATTCACAAGTGTCCTCGTCAGTTTCATGGGATACCAATCCTCCCAGCATACCCACTCCGTTTCCATCACATCCGATTGGAAATGTATTTCCCCCACATTCCAGCCCGTATCCTGGCCAGCCACCTCCTCCCTTCCCACCGGTGCCAATCAACATCCCTCCGCCGCATCTGTTCCCCCCTCCACCTTTCAATGCACCAAGCCAGCCGCCTCCAAGTCTGCATATAAATCCTGCTTACTTCACCCCAGCACAAGACAGATACAGAAGTCAAACTTACGGTCAACAAAA GGGTGACAGAGATTATGAAGAATTGCTGAAGAGAAATAAAGCTGTGGCTAGCAGTGCCATTACCAAGGCTGTGACCGGTGCAACAGCTG GAGACCAGAGAGTGGCGATGGAAACGCTGTTGACAGCCATTGCTATCATCAAGCAGTCCAGCGTGTATAGGGATGAGCGCTGCCAAGCCCTCGTCACCTCCCTCAAAGACTGCCTGGTGTCCATCCAGGGAAACTGTGGCTATAG GAGTGGCAGTAATTCTGGAGACCGGGACCGAGACAGAGATCGGGAGCGAGAACGGGAGAGAGAGCGCCACAGAGAAGGTTCGCCTCGTTGGGAAGGCGCTGGAACGTCAAGAAGGCACAGAGAACGTTCTTGGAGTCGAGAAAGGGACCGGGGCCGTTCACGTGACAGGCACAGAGATTACAGAGAACGCTACCGCTGA
- the sdhaf2 gene encoding succinate dehydrogenase assembly factor 2, mitochondrial isoform X1: protein MLSSIFAKRLVAGICQTAWRPVVTGMVPTRCYRGDTPDDTRTDLIEIPLPPWEEKAGEPIDIKRRRLLYESRKRGMLENCILLSIFAKRYLNTMSETQLQQYDRLINEPSNDWDIYYWATEAQPTPDIYQGEIMDMLKEFTKNRNQEQRLDAPSLEYLEKEGQ, encoded by the exons ATGTTGTCCTCGATCTTTGCGAAAAGA CTGGTGGCAGGGATCTGCCAGACAGCATGGAGACCTGTGGTCACTGGCATGGTACCGACCCGTTGTTACCGTGGCGATACACCGGATGATACTAGGACTGACCTGATTGAGATCCCCTTGCCCCCTTGGGAGGAAAAGGCCGGCGAGCCCATTGACATCAAGAGACGTCGCCTTCTCTATGAGAGCCGTAAAAGGGGCATGTTGGAGAACTGCATATTGCTCAG CATTTTTGCCAAGCGATACCTGAATACGATGAGTGAGACCCAGCTGCAGCAGTATGACAGACTCATTAATGAACCAAGCAATGACTGGGACATCTACTATTGGGCAACAG AGGCTCAGCCCACACCAGACATTTACCAAGGAGAGATCATGGATATGCTGAAGGAGTTCACAAAGAATCGCAATCAGGAGCAGCGTTTGGATGCCCCCAGTTTGGAATACCTGGAAAAAGAAGGCCAATGA